Proteins encoded together in one candidate division WWE3 bacterium window:
- a CDS encoding ATP-binding cassette domain-containing protein encodes MEREVTSQPKEEYVSKKIKGLNFATDIRPGKLMVRCSNVAKAYGKNRVFTNLDFELRGQEKLWLFGPNGAGKSTLVKMIMGEELTSSGEVKIGDNVKLGYFAQVQHMDKEGTDNRNLQEIFTASTNCFFYDAKGYLSKFLFNKDDIAKRIWQLSPGERARFAFAIFAHKDYDLLILDEPDNHLDIETKEVIEDSLRKYQGTLLLVSHDRYFVESVGVNKVLNLKAGALSYFENESLE; translated from the coding sequence ATGGAGCGAGAAGTAACTAGCCAGCCGAAAGAAGAATACGTTTCTAAAAAGATAAAGGGCTTAAATTTCGCGACCGACATTCGGCCGGGGAAGCTTATGGTCCGTTGCAGTAACGTGGCTAAGGCTTACGGAAAAAATCGGGTGTTTACTAATTTAGATTTTGAACTCCGCGGTCAGGAAAAACTGTGGCTCTTTGGCCCCAACGGCGCTGGTAAATCTACTTTGGTGAAAATGATTATGGGCGAGGAGCTAACAAGTTCTGGAGAGGTAAAGATTGGCGACAACGTGAAACTAGGTTACTTTGCTCAAGTGCAACATATGGATAAAGAAGGAACAGATAATCGAAATTTACAAGAGATTTTTACGGCTAGTACTAATTGCTTTTTTTATGATGCTAAAGGGTATTTAAGCAAATTTTTATTTAATAAAGACGATATTGCTAAAAGAATTTGGCAATTAAGCCCCGGGGAGCGAGCTCGTTTTGCCTTCGCCATTTTTGCCCATAAAGATTACGATTTGCTAATACTAGATGAACCGGATAACCACTTAGATATTGAAACCAAGGAAGTTATAGAAGATAGTTTACGAAAATACCAAGGAACGTTGCTACTCGTTTCGCACGATCGTTATTTCGTGGAAAGTGTGGGGGTTAATAAAGTACTTAACCTTAAAGCAGGGGCGTTATCTTATTTCGAAAATGAATCGCTAGAGTAA
- a CDS encoding DUF4932 domain-containing protein, which produces MEEQATSVSSKISVETNKNIFLLYSLLNNLGQAYGDLNSHPLRKLVTEHFRGYKGPSLKVSDYIHESKAVTFILTLGEAPDFSPRKDLLLTEWIRSEVNRGSAVLPAVKHFYSNTDFEDFYNSVKPQYQEIADYVSDQISKVNLDKLLNEVWELETDFKQMVIPNPLTQGSFGPEIGETLFQVIGTPFSFYSLHTIAHEASHPKAKKVLEPCLGEIWKHAGLIDQVLANSSYSKAYNSWETCVEEHFIRAIKSCYSDPAIFGETPEFYIEQEEQKGMVFIRDFCDEINAYKEHKISGTLGEVVLKIIDRLEK; this is translated from the coding sequence GTGGAAGAACAGGCTACAAGCGTTTCTTCAAAGATTTCCGTAGAGACCAACAAAAACATTTTCCTCCTCTATTCATTACTAAACAACCTCGGTCAAGCCTATGGCGATTTAAACTCACACCCTCTTAGAAAGTTAGTAACAGAGCATTTTCGGGGTTACAAGGGGCCAAGTCTAAAAGTCAGCGATTACATCCACGAGTCCAAAGCCGTTACTTTTATTCTAACTTTAGGTGAGGCCCCCGATTTTAGTCCCCGAAAAGATTTGTTACTTACGGAGTGGATCAGGTCAGAGGTAAATAGAGGCAGTGCCGTTTTACCGGCGGTAAAGCATTTTTACAGCAACACTGACTTTGAAGATTTCTATAACTCTGTAAAACCGCAATATCAGGAAATTGCCGATTACGTCAGTGATCAAATTAGTAAGGTTAACCTTGATAAACTTTTGAACGAGGTTTGGGAACTAGAGACCGACTTTAAGCAGATGGTGATTCCAAACCCTCTAACTCAGGGCAGCTTTGGCCCTGAAATAGGTGAGACTTTATTTCAAGTAATAGGCACGCCTTTTTCGTTTTATTCGCTACACACCATTGCTCACGAAGCCTCTCATCCCAAAGCCAAAAAAGTTTTGGAACCATGTCTTGGTGAAATCTGGAAACACGCTGGTCTTATAGACCAAGTACTTGCTAATTCCAGTTATTCCAAGGCATACAACAGCTGGGAGACTTGCGTTGAAGAACACTTTATTCGGGCGATCAAATCTTGTTACAGTGATCCAGCAATTTTTGGGGAGACTCCAGAATTTTATATTGAACAAGAAGAGCAAAAGGGCATGGTTTTTATAAGGGACTTTTGTGATGAGATAAATGCTTACAAAGAGCACAAAATTAGTGGTACCTTGGGAGAAGTGGTTCTAAAAATAATCGATCGGCTTGAGAAATAA
- a CDS encoding heavy metal translocating P-type ATPase — translation MSSTNKVTLTISNMHCASCALLVEKSLKTVHGVTEARVNFGSEKAIVTVDDTVQTSPLLEAVAAAGYKAALTDSAHPEKDESKKKSEIQVLLKKFIFSLLCSLPLMYFMLLDFFKWLPGTNLLPYIGIISLILATPVQFIIGAGFYKGAWSSLKMKTFNMDSLIAIGTSVAFGYSLINFIAYFLKTSSIIGLGGAKIPELYFETAAFLITFVILGKWLEAKAKGQTSEAIKKLMGLQAKTARVLRGGQTLDIASDQVVAGDNVLVRPGEKIPVDGKISKGSSAIDESMVTGESLPIEKQINDNVIGGTINKTGSFEFIATRVGADTTLSQIIKLVEEAQGSKAPIQDIADRIAAYFVPMVLTLAVITFSMWFFFLGTTLSFALMAFTSVIVIACPCALGLATPTAIMVGTGKGAENGILIKGGEPLEIACKIQAIVFDKTGTLTKGKPEVTDVESFGDATKDDTIRLAASLEKLSEHPLAEAIYNYSKEKNISINDVINFKAVPGYGVSGQILGTTYFLGNRKMIAEVAGLALEKVDNQLTTLEEQGKTAMILATKEAILGTVAVADTVKETSKEAVERLKKIGIKVYMITGDNAKTAAAIATQVGIKNVLSEVLPGDKAAEVIKLQALGLKVAMVGDGINDAPALAAADLGIAMGSGTDVAMETGGIVIIKNDLRDVVNAIDLSKTTMQKIKQNMFFALFYNVIGIPIAARVFMSFGLILKPELAGLAMALSSISVVTNSLLLKGYKPGKKNWVSILAPFAMIELFTGMFIEFARFSTGMGK, via the coding sequence ATGTCGTCAACTAACAAAGTCACGCTCACTATTAGCAACATGCACTGTGCTTCCTGCGCTTTGCTGGTTGAGAAATCACTTAAAACTGTTCACGGAGTAACTGAAGCCAGAGTTAACTTTGGATCTGAAAAAGCTATTGTCACCGTCGATGACACCGTGCAAACCTCCCCACTTCTAGAAGCGGTAGCCGCCGCTGGTTATAAAGCAGCACTAACCGATTCTGCACACCCTGAAAAGGACGAATCTAAAAAAAAATCTGAAATTCAAGTTCTTTTAAAGAAATTCATTTTTAGTTTACTCTGCAGTTTGCCATTAATGTACTTCATGTTACTAGACTTTTTTAAGTGGCTACCAGGAACCAATCTGCTACCGTACATTGGCATTATTTCCCTAATTCTCGCGACACCAGTGCAGTTTATTATTGGAGCCGGATTTTATAAGGGTGCCTGGTCGAGTCTTAAAATGAAGACGTTTAACATGGACTCGCTAATTGCCATTGGCACTTCGGTCGCCTTTGGCTACAGCCTTATTAATTTTATCGCGTACTTTCTAAAAACGTCTTCGATTATTGGTTTGGGGGGCGCGAAAATTCCAGAGCTTTATTTTGAAACTGCCGCTTTCCTAATTACTTTCGTAATACTTGGCAAATGGCTAGAGGCCAAAGCTAAAGGCCAAACCTCGGAAGCGATTAAAAAACTGATGGGTTTACAAGCGAAAACTGCCCGAGTGCTTCGTGGTGGACAGACTCTGGACATTGCAAGCGACCAAGTGGTAGCGGGCGACAATGTTCTTGTGAGGCCCGGAGAAAAAATTCCTGTCGACGGTAAGATTTCTAAAGGATCATCAGCGATAGATGAATCAATGGTCACCGGAGAAAGTTTGCCAATTGAAAAGCAAATTAATGACAACGTCATTGGGGGGACTATAAACAAAACTGGCAGCTTTGAATTTATCGCCACCCGGGTGGGCGCGGACACCACTTTATCGCAAATTATTAAGTTGGTGGAAGAGGCACAGGGCAGTAAGGCCCCAATCCAAGATATAGCTGACCGCATTGCGGCTTATTTTGTACCAATGGTTCTGACGCTAGCTGTCATAACTTTTAGTATGTGGTTCTTTTTTCTAGGGACTACTTTATCGTTTGCTTTAATGGCGTTTACTTCAGTAATTGTAATTGCTTGCCCCTGCGCGCTTGGTCTTGCCACCCCCACTGCGATTATGGTGGGCACGGGTAAGGGAGCGGAAAATGGCATTTTAATTAAAGGTGGAGAACCATTAGAAATTGCTTGTAAAATTCAAGCCATTGTTTTTGATAAAACTGGCACTTTAACTAAAGGTAAGCCGGAGGTGACGGATGTGGAAAGTTTCGGTGACGCCACCAAAGATGACACCATACGACTCGCTGCCAGCCTTGAAAAGCTCTCCGAACATCCCTTAGCGGAAGCGATTTACAATTATTCCAAGGAAAAAAACATTTCTATAAACGATGTCATCAATTTTAAAGCGGTGCCTGGGTATGGCGTCAGCGGACAAATTTTAGGCACGACCTACTTTCTAGGAAATAGAAAGATGATAGCTGAGGTGGCCGGTCTGGCTCTAGAAAAAGTTGACAACCAACTAACCACGTTAGAAGAACAAGGCAAAACGGCCATGATACTGGCCACTAAAGAAGCAATTCTAGGGACAGTCGCTGTCGCTGATACAGTTAAAGAGACTTCTAAAGAAGCTGTGGAGCGACTTAAAAAAATAGGAATAAAAGTTTATATGATCACCGGTGACAATGCTAAAACTGCAGCAGCGATCGCCACTCAAGTGGGCATTAAAAATGTCCTCTCCGAAGTGCTACCTGGCGACAAAGCAGCAGAGGTAATTAAGCTTCAAGCGCTAGGCCTAAAAGTAGCCATGGTGGGTGATGGTATTAATGACGCTCCAGCGCTAGCAGCTGCGGACCTGGGGATTGCCATGGGCTCGGGAACGGACGTCGCTATGGAAACCGGTGGTATCGTAATTATAAAAAATGATTTGCGGGACGTAGTAAATGCCATTGATCTATCTAAAACTACCATGCAAAAAATTAAGCAAAATATGTTCTTCGCGCTCTTTTATAACGTCATTGGGATTCCCATCGCCGCCAGGGTATTTATGAGTTTTGGACTGATCTTAAAGCCGGAACTAGCGGGCCTTGCCATGGCCTTAAGCTCTATTTCGGTCGTCACTAATTCACTGCTTCTTAAAGGCTATAAACCAGGCAAAAAGAATTGGGTCTCCATTCTCGCCCCCTTCGCCATGATCGAGCTATTCACCGGAATGTTTATCGAATTCGCCAGGTTTAGTACCGGTATGGGAAAATAG
- a CDS encoding uracil-DNA glycosylase produces the protein MISKEKELKKIAVNIASCRLCQQGMSGLPVPGEGAVNAKLMFIGEAPGVEESKTGRPFIGRSGKLLTQILAEIGLKREEVFITSPVKYFPGRRAPTSQEIDHGRTHLLAQIKVIQPKFIVLMGTTAVKALLPDETFHAVKDHGRVVTQSGQTYFLTFHPAAALRSPKIWGGLMRADFKKLLKLL, from the coding sequence ATGATTTCCAAAGAAAAAGAGTTAAAAAAGATAGCGGTTAACATCGCTTCCTGCCGTCTTTGTCAGCAAGGCATGTCGGGTCTGCCAGTTCCCGGTGAGGGCGCGGTCAACGCAAAACTAATGTTTATTGGTGAAGCGCCTGGGGTTGAGGAATCTAAGACCGGAAGACCTTTCATCGGTCGCTCTGGAAAATTGTTGACCCAGATTCTGGCTGAAATCGGTCTAAAACGCGAAGAGGTTTTTATCACTTCTCCGGTCAAATACTTTCCCGGCCGCCGCGCTCCCACTTCTCAAGAAATCGATCACGGCAGAACGCACTTACTAGCACAAATAAAAGTTATTCAGCCAAAATTTATAGTTCTAATGGGAACCACGGCCGTTAAGGCTTTATTACCAGACGAAACTTTTCATGCGGTTAAAGATCATGGTCGCGTCGTCACTCAGTCCGGTCAAACGTACTTTCTCACCTTCCACCCCGCCGCCGCCCTGCGCTCCCCTAAAATTTGGGGTGGGTTAATGCGGGCTGATTTTAAGAAGCTATTAAAATTACTCTAG
- a CDS encoding ATP-binding cassette domain-containing protein, whose protein sequence is MITAKNLTKKYGDVFVLNGVDFKLGNGKKIGLVGRNGCGKSTLFRIVNRIEEPTAGGLDIQNEVIGYIPQEFDFPNITVAEYLESSLDGSWEYYLIDKLVTQLEFTNYDPQQNVKTMSEGQKMRVKLIEVLLKNPTTLFIDEPTNHLDIEGIMWFENYVKTLPATVIMISHDRSFLNHTVDEIWEIEAGKLYQFVGDYDNYRTQKLKLIDKWNEEYVLCQEKNGARSN, encoded by the coding sequence GTGATTACGGCTAAAAATCTCACTAAAAAATATGGCGATGTTTTTGTCTTAAACGGAGTGGATTTTAAACTCGGTAACGGCAAGAAAATTGGTCTGGTAGGACGCAACGGCTGTGGCAAGTCAACGTTATTTAGAATCGTTAACCGCATTGAAGAGCCAACCGCCGGAGGCCTCGATATTCAAAACGAGGTGATTGGCTACATTCCTCAAGAATTTGATTTCCCCAATATAACGGTGGCCGAGTATTTAGAATCAAGTCTTGATGGCTCTTGGGAATATTATCTGATTGATAAATTGGTAACGCAACTGGAATTTACTAATTATGATCCCCAGCAAAATGTTAAAACCATGAGCGAGGGGCAGAAGATGAGAGTGAAGTTAATTGAAGTCTTACTAAAGAACCCAACGACATTATTTATAGACGAGCCTACCAATCACTTAGATATCGAAGGTATTATGTGGTTTGAGAATTACGTTAAAACTCTGCCGGCCACAGTGATTATGATTTCCCACGACCGCTCGTTTCTAAATCACACAGTAGATGAAATTTGGGAAATCGAAGCAGGAAAGCTGTACCAATTTGTAGGTGATTATGATAATTATCGTACCCAAAAGTTAAAGCTGATCGACAAGTGGAACGAAGAATACGTGCTCTGCCAAGAAAAGAATGGAGCGAGAAGTAACTAG
- a CDS encoding transposase translates to MLDKYDRVIRPKRKLLRLPGVDYSTEWYYFVTICVENRRCILGNIVDGNLRPQKSIVGAGHAQPATEKIFLPSRLGKIVENVWKNIPDHYPVSLNTFQIMPSHLHFIIEIAGAACHAPTLGSIVGSFKSEMTKQVRLLLKDKSIDLWQRSYFERIIRNEKELAILQYYIEQNPND, encoded by the coding sequence GTGCTGGATAAATATGATCGAGTGATTCGACCTAAGCGAAAGCTTTTAAGATTACCTGGAGTTGATTATTCAACAGAGTGGTATTATTTCGTGACGATTTGCGTGGAAAATAGAAGGTGTATTCTTGGAAATATAGTTGACGGCAACTTGAGACCACAAAAATCGATCGTAGGGGCTGGGCATGCCCAGCCCGCAACCGAAAAGATATTTCTCCCAAGTCGCCTCGGTAAAATCGTTGAGAATGTTTGGAAAAATATACCAGATCATTATCCCGTTTCATTAAACACCTTTCAGATTATGCCTAGTCACCTTCATTTTATAATCGAGATTGCGGGCGCGGCATGCCACGCCCCTACGCTTGGAAGCATTGTTGGGTCTTTCAAGTCTGAGATGACAAAACAAGTTCGTCTACTTTTAAAAGATAAATCGATTGATCTGTGGCAAAGGAGTTACTTCGAAAGAATTATTCGCAACGAAAAAGAACTAGCGATTCTTCAATATTACATTGAACAAAACCCCAACGATTGA
- a CDS encoding metal-sensing transcriptional repressor — protein sequence MIKSNTDPILTSLKKAHTSLGKIIRMRENGEYCIDIMQQNLAVIGLLRSAHQSLMEGHLNSCFKNAMATSNSQKKKKMTAEILQVTKLFNR from the coding sequence ATGATTAAGTCTAACACCGACCCCATACTTACCTCATTAAAAAAAGCTCACACTTCTTTAGGAAAAATAATTAGGATGCGGGAAAATGGTGAATACTGCATTGATATTATGCAACAGAACTTAGCGGTCATTGGACTCCTCCGCAGTGCCCATCAAAGCTTAATGGAAGGGCATTTAAACTCCTGTTTTAAAAACGCCATGGCCACCTCTAACAGTCAAAAGAAAAAAAAGATGACCGCTGAGATTCTACAAGTAACAAAGCTTTTTAATCGCTAA
- a CDS encoding Fic family protein, with product MRIPPAYEKTIELTRNLARLQSASTVLAKIPLSPIAKTNYERTSLLHSALFSARIEGNDLDLTDLTTSSQAQKQVEVQNLQRALKYLQVKWAENSRKSIDLALILALHKLVMAEVSQYPIGKLRNNVSAIFNGAGFAIYVPPAPSVVPGLLNDLISYINSKEDAIILAFLGHLVFEKIHPFFDGNGRVGRLLLKAVLLKEGYEALSFVSLEEAIDGKRDEYYSTFTSSATRYLEFMSETLATAAEKAIDQLLQSKEESPKELALLPRRQEILNIIRDHGAVNFDTLHRRFLAINPRTLRYDIKYLIDHGFVQKQGTTRGVFYSLFSHTGTKPGEFDKHSGE from the coding sequence ATGCGGATCCCACCGGCTTATGAAAAGACAATTGAGCTCACTCGAAATCTCGCTAGATTGCAAAGCGCGAGTACTGTTCTTGCAAAAATCCCATTAAGTCCAATTGCTAAAACCAATTATGAGCGGACCTCACTACTGCATAGCGCTCTCTTCTCTGCACGGATTGAAGGTAATGATTTAGATCTTACGGATCTAACCACTAGTTCTCAGGCTCAGAAGCAAGTGGAAGTTCAAAATTTACAACGGGCTCTGAAGTATTTACAAGTAAAATGGGCCGAAAACTCTAGAAAGTCCATTGATCTAGCCTTAATTCTGGCGCTTCATAAATTGGTAATGGCCGAAGTTTCGCAGTATCCGATCGGAAAACTACGTAATAATGTCTCGGCGATTTTTAACGGGGCCGGGTTTGCTATTTATGTCCCTCCAGCGCCTAGTGTCGTACCGGGTCTACTAAATGACCTTATTAGTTATATAAATTCGAAGGAAGACGCCATTATTCTGGCCTTTTTAGGGCATTTGGTTTTTGAAAAGATTCACCCTTTCTTTGACGGCAATGGTCGGGTCGGGCGCTTACTGCTAAAGGCGGTTCTTCTAAAAGAGGGTTACGAAGCTTTGTCTTTCGTTTCACTAGAGGAGGCAATAGACGGTAAGCGCGATGAGTATTACTCTACTTTTACATCGTCGGCCACCAGATATTTAGAGTTTATGTCAGAAACACTGGCAACCGCCGCCGAAAAAGCTATCGATCAGCTATTGCAATCAAAAGAAGAATCTCCCAAAGAGTTGGCGTTGTTACCAAGACGTCAAGAAATTTTAAATATTATTCGTGATCACGGAGCGGTTAATTTCGATACTCTACACAGGCGCTTTCTCGCTATAAATCCCAGAACTTTACGCTACGACATAAAATATTTGATCGATCATGGATTCGTTCAAAAGCAGGGAACAACGCGAGGCGTGTTTTACAGTCTATTTTCCCATACCGGTACTAAACCTGGCGAATTCGATAAACATTCCGGTGAATAG
- a CDS encoding sulfite exporter TauE/SafE family protein: protein MFLPTLTSMGLGFLASLSTCAALIGSIVLTLSPSFGNKKVTGGAVFNAGRLVSFSLAGALLGLLGSAISLSPTTSSVLTIFISIFMILIGLQMLGVSALRKFQPPIFRKVTDYIDKKSSTNKLPVVFSVGFLTIFLPCGFTLAAEALAIASKNPLSGAITMISFTIGTLPVLMLMGIAGSTILKRPLISKIAGAIIIFMSLSALWQALVVLNVPLPQITLDNKEQTAGNSVVTNNSQLIKMDVIGAGYSPNTFTVKAGVPVRWEVNSTTSYTCANYLVAPSLNIGKSLQPGVNVFEFTPTTAGQIRFSCSMGMYRGVINVVN, encoded by the coding sequence ATGTTCCTACCTACCTTAACATCGATGGGACTCGGATTTTTAGCGAGTCTTTCTACCTGCGCCGCTCTAATTGGCAGCATAGTTCTGACCCTCTCGCCTTCGTTTGGTAACAAAAAAGTTACTGGTGGTGCTGTTTTTAATGCAGGACGTCTAGTTTCTTTTAGCCTCGCCGGAGCTCTACTAGGACTCCTTGGTAGCGCGATTAGCCTGTCGCCAACCACTAGCTCAGTTCTTACAATCTTTATTTCGATCTTCATGATCTTAATAGGATTGCAAATGCTTGGTGTCTCAGCTTTAAGAAAATTTCAGCCGCCAATATTTCGGAAAGTTACTGACTACATTGATAAAAAATCTTCAACAAATAAATTACCGGTGGTTTTTAGCGTCGGTTTTTTGACTATATTCCTGCCTTGTGGCTTCACTCTTGCAGCTGAGGCCCTAGCCATCGCTTCTAAAAACCCATTATCCGGAGCAATCACTATGATAAGCTTTACGATTGGGACTTTACCGGTACTTATGCTCATGGGTATTGCCGGAAGCACTATTTTAAAACGGCCGTTAATTTCTAAAATCGCCGGGGCTATAATTATTTTCATGAGCCTTTCAGCTCTCTGGCAAGCCCTAGTAGTTCTAAATGTACCACTGCCACAAATAACATTAGATAACAAAGAACAAACAGCAGGCAACAGTGTTGTCACCAACAACTCTCAATTAATAAAAATGGACGTAATTGGAGCCGGTTATAGCCCCAATACGTTTACAGTAAAAGCTGGAGTCCCAGTGCGCTGGGAAGTTAATTCAACGACCAGTTATACCTGCGCTAATTATTTAGTCGCTCCCAGTCTAAACATCGGAAAATCCTTACAACCTGGCGTAAACGTTTTTGAATTTACCCCGACCACTGCCGGTCAAATAAGATTCTCTTGTAGTATGGGCATGTATCGAGGAGTCATTAATGTCGTCAACTAA
- a CDS encoding AAA family ATPase, with translation MLNQDIIAEQQHLDVVKTAIDNYRQVLFGHVNDIEENYKNIFIKIRDPQLTTDERFWAVFNAIENYKHSGISGFSKHLLELTEIQDTPYFARVDFNQEPLYIGKFAFYENASKTLVTDWRAPAATLYYNYSKPTKNATYSVDLGDGAVSQFTGELNLKRNIEIQSGQVVSIFDNDSDKLSYLKEKLSHQKGGLLKDIVTTIQEDQNQIIRLPLNARVIVQGSVGSGKTTIAVHRLSYLFYNYPGKMSKDSTLIITPSAVLLNYIARTLPSIGIYETTCLTFYELLKKLFRANGLKYRIVAKGSQPPNLGELNDEIIKFKRDTLRKLAKNQLCFRYGLIKEYRRLEDLGLPPVYIVLSLKKQLNKDLAKLKHLAQVEVVEDNIRELKISYVAIKDLQEKLEILVQEIRGELLGQFSSNLNIDEASQLLYLYDQIVGLKKPQKFQQIIIDEAQDLSESNYLVIKAMAGRSGLTILGDLNQQTKLGAVKSWEALKEVLGDIDIVKLKISYRSTKEITDFSAKILAPYVPKEALPQSFERRGQPVEIKSTDTWEDLLTSLVGTIKDVKKNRQSSIGVIISSPKDRLKILNFLKGRLDNVIEVTNDFRLFSDSAIYVCRKELVKGLEFETVLLINPDEESFPKTLTGAKELYVCTSRAINELHIYNLRNQSKS, from the coding sequence ATGTTAAATCAGGATATTATAGCTGAGCAGCAACATCTTGATGTCGTTAAGACGGCCATTGATAACTACCGTCAAGTGCTATTTGGTCATGTTAACGATATCGAAGAGAACTATAAAAACATTTTTATAAAAATCAGAGACCCTCAACTGACAACCGACGAGCGGTTTTGGGCGGTGTTTAATGCCATCGAAAATTACAAACACAGCGGTATTAGTGGCTTTTCAAAGCACCTACTAGAATTAACGGAGATCCAGGATACTCCCTATTTCGCCAGAGTCGATTTTAATCAAGAGCCACTGTACATTGGAAAATTCGCGTTTTATGAAAATGCCAGTAAAACATTAGTGACTGACTGGCGAGCTCCGGCCGCCACCCTTTACTACAACTATTCAAAACCGACTAAAAACGCCACTTATTCGGTGGATCTGGGCGATGGGGCCGTCAGCCAGTTTACCGGAGAACTTAACCTAAAAAGAAACATTGAAATCCAAAGTGGCCAAGTAGTTAGTATTTTTGATAATGACTCAGATAAACTAAGTTATCTAAAAGAGAAACTCTCACACCAAAAAGGCGGACTACTGAAAGATATCGTCACCACTATTCAAGAGGATCAAAATCAGATTATTCGTCTCCCTTTAAACGCTAGGGTCATTGTTCAGGGTTCAGTTGGTAGCGGTAAAACGACGATTGCTGTGCATCGACTTTCTTACCTCTTTTACAACTACCCCGGTAAAATGAGCAAAGACAGTACTTTGATCATTACCCCCTCGGCAGTCTTGCTAAATTACATTGCCCGAACTCTCCCAAGTATCGGAATTTACGAGACTACCTGTTTAACCTTTTACGAACTGCTAAAAAAGCTCTTTAGAGCCAATGGACTTAAATATCGAATCGTTGCCAAAGGGAGTCAACCACCTAACTTAGGGGAACTGAACGACGAGATTATAAAGTTTAAGAGAGATACTTTAAGAAAACTAGCCAAAAACCAGCTATGCTTTCGTTACGGCCTAATTAAAGAATACCGCCGACTTGAGGATTTGGGACTTCCGCCAGTTTACATTGTTCTATCCCTTAAAAAGCAGTTAAACAAAGATCTAGCCAAACTTAAACATCTCGCTCAAGTCGAGGTGGTAGAAGACAATATACGGGAGCTGAAGATAAGTTACGTGGCTATCAAAGACTTACAAGAGAAGCTCGAAATCTTAGTTCAGGAGATTCGCGGCGAACTACTAGGACAATTTTCGTCAAACCTTAATATTGACGAAGCTAGTCAACTCTTGTATCTCTACGACCAAATCGTGGGACTTAAGAAACCTCAAAAATTCCAACAGATAATTATTGACGAAGCTCAGGACCTAAGTGAATCCAATTACTTGGTAATAAAGGCTATGGCTGGAAGATCTGGACTAACGATCCTCGGAGATCTTAATCAACAGACTAAACTGGGAGCCGTAAAAAGCTGGGAAGCTTTGAAAGAAGTGCTTGGCGATATAGATATTGTTAAGCTCAAAATAAGTTACCGTAGTACCAAAGAAATTACAGATTTTTCGGCGAAGATCCTCGCTCCGTATGTACCAAAAGAGGCCCTACCTCAAAGTTTTGAGCGCCGCGGTCAACCAGTTGAAATTAAATCGACAGACACCTGGGAGGATTTGTTAACTTCGCTAGTTGGTACAATTAAAGATGTCAAAAAGAACCGTCAATCATCGATCGGAGTCATAATCTCCTCACCAAAAGACAGATTAAAAATCCTGAATTTCTTGAAAGGCCGCCTCGATAACGTAATCGAGGTAACAAATGATTTCCGATTATTTTCTGATTCTGCAATATACGTTTGCCGCAAAGAATTGGTTAAGGGGCTGGAGTTTGAAACTGTGTTATTGATAAACCCTGACGAAGAATCGTTCCCGAAGACTCTAACCGGAGCCAAGGAACTATACGTTTGCACCAGTCGAGCTATTAACGAACTTCATATTTATAATCTTAGAAACCAATCTAAATCGTAG
- a CDS encoding nucleotidyl transferase AbiEii/AbiGii toxin family protein: protein MKFFESAPPLKTKTALDKIKSKPEFTDFYLSGGTALSLQLGHRESEDLDFFTSKEFNPEMLQTKLLPLGDISDATLEKNTLNLFLDGVKIQFLYYPYRMLENLVPYENINLSSVIDVACTKLITISARGSKKDFIDLYFLLQTYTLVKLFENLDKKYQGVNYNHIHIVKSLTYFDDADAQPMPRMHQEADWEEIKKVIIKKVVGYKI, encoded by the coding sequence ATGAAGTTTTTTGAATCAGCGCCACCTCTAAAAACAAAAACTGCTCTTGATAAAATTAAGAGTAAACCAGAATTCACTGATTTTTACCTTTCTGGCGGTACCGCCCTATCGCTTCAACTTGGGCACCGCGAATCTGAAGATTTAGATTTTTTTACTTCTAAAGAATTTAATCCTGAAATGTTACAGACCAAACTCTTACCACTTGGCGACATTAGCGATGCGACATTAGAAAAAAATACTCTTAACTTATTTCTAGACGGGGTAAAAATCCAATTTCTGTACTACCCGTACCGAATGCTTGAGAATTTAGTGCCCTACGAAAATATTAATCTGTCATCAGTGATAGACGTTGCCTGTACTAAACTAATTACGATTTCGGCGAGAGGCAGTAAGAAAGATTTTATAGATTTATATTTTTTGCTACAAACCTATACTTTAGTAAAATTATTTGAAAATTTAGATAAGAAATACCAAGGCGTAAATTATAACCATATCCATATTGTAAAATCACTAACCTATTTCGATGATGCTGATGCCCAACCGATGCCTCGCATGCATCAAGAGGCTGATTGGGAAGAAATAAAGAAGGTTATTATTAAAAAAGTAGTCGGTTATAAAATTTAA